Proteins from a single region of Streptomyces sp. TN58:
- a CDS encoding DoxX family protein, protein MYARLDHAQPYAVGLFRIVTGLLFASHGAASLFGVLGGAPGGGAVAAGTWPGWYAAAIQLVAGALVLLGLGTRAAAFAASGSMAYAYFTVHQPGALWPLQNGGEASAMFCWAFLLLVFTGPGALALDSLFTSRASAASGHRDDTRPETVAA, encoded by the coding sequence ATGTACGCACGTCTCGACCATGCCCAGCCCTACGCCGTCGGCCTGTTCCGGATCGTCACCGGTCTGCTGTTCGCCTCGCACGGGGCGGCCTCCCTCTTCGGGGTCCTGGGCGGCGCCCCCGGCGGCGGTGCCGTCGCGGCCGGCACCTGGCCCGGCTGGTACGCGGCCGCCATCCAGCTGGTCGCCGGCGCCCTGGTCCTGCTCGGCCTGGGCACCCGGGCCGCCGCCTTCGCCGCCTCCGGTTCGATGGCGTACGCCTACTTCACGGTGCATCAGCCCGGTGCGCTGTGGCCGCTGCAGAACGGCGGCGAGGCCTCGGCGATGTTCTGCTGGGCCTTTTTGCTGCTGGTGTTCACCGGTCCCGGCGCCCTCGCGCTGGACTCCCTGTTCACGTCGCGCGCTTCGGCCGCCTCCGGGCACCGTGACGACACCCGCCCGGAGACGGTGGCGGCCTGA
- a CDS encoding tellurite resistance/C4-dicarboxylate transporter family protein — translation MSILPGPGWWAGLPPAAGAAVMATGIISVALHMTGHQALSLVAFAMAVALWLVLAVDFTARLLGDRGRFRAEADTPAALTAVAATAVVGTRLSLFGWQTAAAALLVLAALVWPGLLLNVVRHWRRGMPGGAFLGCVATQGLAVLAAALAAVDRQDWLARAALAAFCLGLVLYVAALFRFDLHEVVGGAGDHWVAGGALSISALAGSRLTASPVWSGWEHTALRTVTLVALTVSLGWYVVLLTAELRHPRPRYDIRRWATVFPLGMTSTACLSVAEPAGIAWLVPLGEILLWIAVGAWLLTVSVLVAHHLTARRPPAA, via the coding sequence GTGAGCATCCTCCCCGGCCCGGGCTGGTGGGCGGGTCTCCCGCCCGCGGCGGGAGCCGCCGTCATGGCCACGGGCATCATCTCCGTCGCGCTGCACATGACGGGACACCAGGCGCTGTCGCTCGTCGCCTTCGCCATGGCAGTCGCCCTGTGGCTCGTACTCGCCGTCGACTTCACGGCGCGACTGCTGGGCGACCGCGGACGGTTCCGTGCGGAGGCCGACACCCCCGCCGCCCTCACGGCCGTCGCCGCCACCGCCGTCGTCGGCACCCGGCTCTCCCTCTTCGGCTGGCAGACCGCTGCCGCCGCCCTGCTCGTCCTGGCCGCGCTCGTCTGGCCCGGCCTCCTGCTCAACGTCGTACGGCACTGGCGCCGCGGCATGCCCGGAGGCGCCTTCCTCGGCTGCGTCGCCACCCAGGGGCTCGCCGTCCTCGCTGCCGCCCTCGCCGCCGTCGACCGCCAGGACTGGCTGGCCCGGGCGGCGCTGGCCGCGTTCTGCCTCGGGCTGGTGCTGTACGTGGCCGCCCTCTTCCGGTTCGACCTGCACGAGGTGGTGGGCGGGGCGGGCGACCACTGGGTGGCGGGCGGCGCGCTCTCCATCTCCGCGCTGGCCGGCTCCAGGCTCACCGCGTCACCCGTCTGGTCGGGTTGGGAGCACACCGCCCTGCGTACCGTCACGCTCGTCGCGCTCACCGTGTCCCTCGGCTGGTACGTCGTCCTCCTCACCGCCGAGCTGCGCCACCCCCGGCCGCGCTACGACATCCGCCGCTGGGCCACCGTCTTCCCGCTCGGCATGACGTCCACCGCCTGCCTCTCCGTCGCCGAACCGGCCGGCATCGCCTGGCTGGTGCCGCTGGGCGAGATCCTGCTGTGGATCGCCGTGGGCGCCTGGCTGTTGACCGTATCCGTCCTGGTCGCCCACCACCTCACCGCCCGGCGCCCGCCCGCCGCCTGA
- a CDS encoding VOC family protein — translation MAYTFQVTIDSTDPHPLADWWADALGWEVEPSDEQFIRGLIAAGHATEDDTTTHRGILVWKTGAAIRHPEGLEGAPRILFQLVPEAKTVKNRVHLDVRTGDDDPQALVERLVAKGAKHLHEGRQGPSTWTTLADPQGNELCVSH, via the coding sequence ATGGCGTACACGTTTCAGGTGACCATCGACTCGACCGACCCGCACCCGCTCGCCGACTGGTGGGCCGACGCCCTCGGCTGGGAAGTGGAGCCCAGCGACGAGCAGTTCATCCGCGGCCTGATCGCCGCGGGACACGCGACCGAGGACGACACCACCACCCACCGCGGCATCCTCGTCTGGAAGACGGGCGCGGCGATCCGCCACCCGGAGGGGCTCGAAGGCGCACCCCGCATCCTCTTCCAGCTCGTCCCCGAGGCCAAGACCGTCAAGAACCGGGTGCACCTCGACGTACGGACCGGCGACGACGACCCGCAGGCCCTGGTCGAACGCCTCGTCGCCAAGGGCGCGAAGCACCTCCACGAGGGCCGCCAGGGCCCCAGCACGTGGACCACCCTCGCCGACCCCCAGGGCAACGAGCTCTGCGTCTCCCACTGA
- a CDS encoding epimerase — protein MNVILFGATGMLGRGVLRECLRDESVSGVLAIGRRPLGVTHPKLRERVQDDPSDLSAAGVDPAAYDACFYCLGVSSVGMKEEEYRRVTHDLTLAVARPLAAANPGMTFVYVSGVGTDSTGRGRSMWARVKGRTENDLLELPFRAYMFRPGIVQPVRGVRSRSRLHRVLYAVAAPLLPLLRRLSPDLVLTSEAFGRAMIAVAAPGTEVPGHILEPADINRLGSARTRSN, from the coding sequence GTGAACGTCATCCTCTTCGGCGCGACCGGGATGCTCGGCCGGGGCGTCCTGCGCGAATGCCTGCGCGACGAATCCGTCAGCGGCGTCCTGGCCATCGGACGCCGCCCGCTCGGCGTCACCCACCCCAAGCTGCGCGAGCGGGTGCAGGACGACCCGTCCGACCTGTCCGCCGCCGGCGTCGACCCTGCCGCGTACGACGCCTGCTTCTACTGCCTCGGCGTCTCCTCCGTCGGCATGAAGGAGGAGGAGTACCGGCGCGTCACCCACGACCTGACCCTCGCCGTGGCCCGGCCGCTGGCCGCCGCCAACCCGGGCATGACCTTCGTCTACGTCTCCGGGGTGGGCACCGACAGCACCGGGCGGGGCCGTTCCATGTGGGCGCGCGTCAAGGGGCGTACCGAGAACGACCTGCTGGAACTGCCCTTCCGCGCCTACATGTTCCGGCCCGGCATCGTCCAGCCGGTACGCGGCGTACGCTCCAGGAGCCGGCTCCACCGCGTCCTCTACGCCGTCGCAGCGCCGCTGCTCCCGCTGCTGCGGAGGTTGTCGCCGGACCTCGTCCTCACCTCCGAGGCCTTCGGCCGCGCCATGATCGCCGTGGCCGCTCCCGGCACCGAGGTCCCCGGCCACATCCTGGAGCCCGCGGACATCAACCGCCTGGGAAGTGCCCGGACCAGGTCTAATTGA
- a CDS encoding AAA family ATPase gives MSQETLTLHDLLPAQALADSIDAGYVTRKPHPELPLSIYTYTRTAQYERVWDEVTTRCRGLVADDETGAIVALPLPKFFNVAEHESGQPYAPALPDEPFEVYDKVDGSLAIVFHYAGRWRVASKGSFISAQAVWAQRRLDGADTAALRPGTTYLAEILYPQNRIVVDYGDRRDLVLLAAFGLDGTEVPLAEAAAHWSGVGSVVTVWPAMPLDELLALAESNTLPGGARVNGMDAEGFVLRFASGVRAKAKLSEYVRLHKVLTGVTARDIWRGHGVQRFAGMPAKQLAQGLNCTVADIEAAGGKPLDALLEQVPDEFDHWVREVVAGLEEAAARHERAIDETYAGLAHLTADRGAFARAVAQLPDRTVRPAMFMRLDGRSTELTTWRQVRPEAADPYIGDEENRTGPEAVHRPGPGAENRSASGAANRILSGEGDRTAPAQARSGRPAAAPARTPGAAPRIPAPAADGADRPVRREARLPVVHVMTGLPASGKTTAARALQAESGGRMRRVNLDDLRAMLDLPDPARGRSFAHEQTVLAVQDAAVRAAVDGGFDVVVDNTHLTKHIPKRLKAAVGGLATFVVHDFTDVPLEECLRRDAARERQVGEEVIRVLAEKHRNARKGGWRLTTEWMNGGSGAVAAPPVTQYVPDTALPTAVMCDIDGTLALTGDRGPYDFTRCELDLLNESVRHALDAFRRADGDVIVLLSGRSEEFRPQTEAWLRRHAVPYDELWMRAAGDTRRDDIVKAELFDAHVRHRYAVRVSLDDRDRVVAVWRRMGLPTWQVNYGDF, from the coding sequence ATGAGCCAGGAGACCCTGACTCTGCATGACCTGCTGCCCGCCCAGGCGCTGGCCGACTCGATCGACGCCGGGTACGTGACCCGCAAGCCGCACCCCGAGCTGCCGCTGTCCATCTACACGTACACACGGACGGCCCAGTACGAGCGCGTCTGGGACGAGGTCACCACACGCTGCCGCGGTCTCGTCGCCGACGACGAGACCGGTGCGATCGTCGCGCTGCCGCTGCCGAAGTTCTTCAACGTCGCCGAACACGAGTCGGGCCAGCCGTACGCCCCGGCCCTCCCCGACGAGCCGTTCGAGGTGTACGACAAGGTCGACGGCAGCCTCGCGATCGTCTTCCACTACGCGGGCCGCTGGCGGGTCGCCTCCAAGGGTTCCTTCATCAGCGCCCAGGCCGTCTGGGCACAGCGCCGGCTCGACGGCGCGGACACCGCGGCCCTGCGCCCGGGCACCACCTACCTCGCGGAGATCCTGTACCCGCAGAACCGCATCGTCGTCGACTACGGCGACCGCCGCGACCTCGTCCTCCTCGCCGCCTTCGGCCTGGACGGCACCGAGGTCCCGCTCGCCGAGGCCGCGGCCCACTGGTCCGGCGTCGGATCCGTCGTGACGGTCTGGCCCGCCATGCCCCTCGACGAGCTGCTCGCGCTCGCCGAGTCCAACACCCTGCCCGGCGGCGCCCGCGTCAACGGCATGGACGCCGAGGGCTTCGTCCTGCGCTTCGCCTCCGGCGTGCGCGCCAAGGCCAAGCTGTCCGAATACGTACGCCTCCACAAGGTGCTCACCGGTGTGACCGCGCGGGACATCTGGCGCGGCCACGGCGTGCAGCGCTTCGCCGGCATGCCCGCGAAGCAGCTCGCGCAGGGCCTGAACTGCACCGTGGCCGACATCGAAGCGGCGGGCGGAAAGCCCCTGGACGCCCTCCTGGAGCAGGTGCCCGACGAGTTCGACCACTGGGTGCGCGAGGTCGTCGCCGGCCTGGAGGAGGCGGCCGCCCGCCACGAGCGCGCCATCGACGAGACGTACGCGGGCCTCGCGCACCTGACCGCCGACCGGGGTGCCTTCGCCCGCGCGGTCGCGCAGCTGCCCGACCGCACGGTCCGGCCCGCGATGTTCATGCGGCTCGACGGCCGGTCGACCGAGCTGACCACCTGGCGCCAGGTCCGGCCGGAGGCGGCCGACCCGTACATCGGCGACGAGGAGAACAGGACGGGACCCGAGGCGGTTCACCGACCCGGTCCTGGGGCGGAGAACAGGTCCGCTTCCGGGGCGGCGAACCGGATCCTCTCCGGGGAGGGGGACCGGACCGCGCCCGCGCAGGCTCGCTCCGGCCGGCCCGCCGCCGCGCCCGCCCGCACGCCCGGCGCGGCGCCGAGGATACCGGCGCCGGCGGCGGACGGGGCCGACCGCCCCGTGCGGCGGGAGGCCCGGCTGCCCGTCGTCCACGTCATGACGGGCCTGCCCGCGTCGGGCAAGACGACGGCCGCACGCGCCCTCCAGGCCGAGTCCGGCGGACGTATGCGCCGGGTCAACCTCGACGACCTGCGGGCCATGCTCGACCTGCCGGACCCCGCCCGCGGCCGCAGCTTCGCGCACGAGCAGACCGTACTGGCGGTCCAGGACGCGGCGGTCCGCGCGGCGGTCGACGGCGGCTTCGACGTGGTCGTCGACAACACCCACCTGACCAAGCACATCCCCAAGCGGCTGAAGGCGGCGGTCGGCGGCCTGGCGACCTTCGTCGTGCACGACTTCACCGACGTGCCGCTGGAGGAGTGCCTGCGCCGGGACGCCGCCCGCGAGCGGCAGGTCGGCGAGGAGGTCATCCGCGTGCTGGCCGAGAAGCACCGCAACGCCCGCAAGGGCGGCTGGCGGCTGACCACCGAGTGGATGAACGGCGGTTCCGGCGCGGTGGCCGCACCGCCCGTGACGCAGTACGTGCCCGACACGGCACTGCCGACGGCGGTGATGTGCGACATCGACGGCACGCTCGCGCTCACCGGCGACCGGGGGCCGTACGACTTCACGCGCTGCGAGCTCGACCTGCTCAACGAGTCGGTCCGGCACGCGCTCGACGCCTTCCGGCGCGCGGACGGCGACGTGATCGTCCTGCTGTCGGGCCGGAGCGAGGAGTTCCGGCCGCAGACCGAGGCCTGGCTGCGCCGGCACGCGGTGCCGTACGACGAGCTGTGGATGCGCGCGGCCGGCGACACCCGTCGTGA